A genome region from Panthera leo isolate Ple1 chromosome A2, P.leo_Ple1_pat1.1, whole genome shotgun sequence includes the following:
- the LOC122213573 gene encoding olfactory receptor-like protein OLF3 produces the protein METNNQTWVREFILLGLSSDWDTRVSLFVLFLIMYMVTVLGNFLIVLLIRLDSRLHTPMYFFLTNLSLVDVSYATSIVPQMLAHFLAEHKAIPFVSCAAQLFFSLGLGGIEFVLLAVMAYDRYVAVCDPLRYSVIMHGGLCTRLAITSWVSGSLNSLMQTIITFQLPMCTNKYIDHISCELLAVVRLACVDTSSNEIAIMVSSIVLLMTPFCLVLLSYIQIISTILKIQSREGRKKAFHTCASHLTVVVLCYGMTIFTYIQPRSSPSILQEKLISVFYAILMPVLNPMIYSIRNKEVKGAWQKLLGQLSELMSKLAT, from the coding sequence atggaaacaaataACCAGACATGGGTGAGAGAGTTTATTCTCCTTGGCCTGTCCAGTGACTGGGACACACGGGTCTCCCTCTTTGTCCTCTTCTTGATCATGTACATGGTGACAGTGCTGGGGAACTTCCTCATTGTCCTTCTGATCAGACTGGACAGCCGACTCCACACTcccatgtatttctttctcaCCAACCTCTCCCTTGTTGATGTCTCTTATGCCACAAGTATTGTTCCTCAGATGCTGGCGCATTTTCTTGCAGAACATAAAGCAATCCCATTTGTGAGCTGTGCAGCCCAGTTATTTTTCTCCTTGGGCTTGGGTGGGATTGAGTTTGTTCTACTGGCAGTGATGGCCTACGACCGCTATGTGGCTGTGTGCGACCCCCTGCGATACTCGGTCATCATGCATGGAGGGCTCTGTACCAGGTTGGCCATCACATCCTGGGTCAGTGGTTCTCTCAACTCTCTCATGCAGACCATCATCACCTTTCAGCTGCCCATGTGCACAAACAAGTATATTGATCACATATCCTGTGAACTCCTAGCTGTGGTCAGACTGGCCTGTGTGGACACCTCCTCCAATGAGATCGCGATCATGGTTTCTAGCATTGTCTTGCTGATGACACCCTTCTGCCTGGTCCTCTTGTCCTACATCCAGATCATCTCCACCATCCTGAAGATCCAgtccagagagggaagaaagaaagccttCCACACCTGTGCATCTCACCTCACAGTGGTCGTCCTGTGCTATGGCATGACCATTTTCACCTACATCCAGCCCCGCTCCAGTCCTTCTATCCTTCAGGAGAAGTTGATTTCTGTCTTCTATGCCATTTTGATGCCCGTGCTGAATCCCATGATTTATAGCATAAGGAATAAGGAGGTGAAGGGGGCCTGGCAGAAACTACTAGGGCAGTTATCTGAATTAATGTCAAAACTGGCAACTTGA